The Lewinella sp. 4G2 nucleotide sequence GCTCACCGAGCGGCATCCGTAATTCCGGGTCCGCGTGCCGGGCGCGGACGATGACCTCACTACTGGCCGCATCACCTGGCACGATGGCGAATTTTCCGGAGGCCGTTTCCCGTAGGGCATTTTCCCTGAAAACTAGCCCAAAGCCACCCGCTTGCTTAACGCCGCCGTGGCAGCCAACGCACTTGGCATTAAAAATGGGCCGTACATCCGCCGTAAAGCTTACCGAACCTCGACTGGGACCACACCCCGTAGTCGCTAGGCTAGCGACAATCGCCAGTAGCCACAGCAGCAAAGTAGAGGCTAGTAGGTTCGCGCGTATCATGAATTGCCTGGTACTTAGTGAAGCCTAATTTTGAGTTATGCGGGATAAACTTGGGATAAAAGGTAGGAAAATTATTGGCGGGGAGGGGTGCAATGCCAATCTAGTGGCGTTAATGCGAAGGCCTCATTTGTATTCGTAATTCTGCAGGATTTCAATTAAATCATAAGTCCCTATGCAATTGCATTTTAAATAGGGCGCTACCGCAGGTCCAAAGTGAATGGATTGGCCACAGTACTAACTAAAACGGGAGAAGCCAGGTACTTTGGCTGCTCCCGTTTCTAATCAGGTAGTATGGCGCATGAGGGGAAAATCAGTCCTCACTTATCGGCAGCCGAGCAAAGCGAGTGCAACAGCGGTAGCCAATCGTCACTCGTCAATCACTAATCGTTAATCGTTACTCACCCCCTCCGGCCGCATCTGCGGAAAAAACAACACCTCCTGAATCGAAGACTGCCCCGTGATCAACATCACCAATCGGTCAATACCAAAGCCAATCCCGGCCGTGGGCGGCATCCCGTACTCCAGGGCGCGCAGGAAGTCTTCGTCGATCGGCATGGCCTCGTCGTCACCCCGCTTGGCGAGCTTGACTTGCTCTTCGAAACGCTCCCGCTGGTCAATCGGGTCGTTGAGCTCGGAGTAGCTGTTCGCTAATTCCTTACCGTTTACGATCAGTTCGAAGCGCTCCACCAAACCGGGCTTGCTGCGGTGCTTTTTGGTGAGGGGAGACATCTCCACGGGGTAATCCGTAATGAAGGTGGGCTGGATCAGTTTGGCCTCCACGTGGTCGCCAAAGATCTCGTCGATGATTTTACCGCGGCCCATCGTGTTGTCGAGGCCGACGTGCAGCCGCTTCGCGATGGCGCGCAGTTCGTCCTCGTCGGCGCCGTTGATGTCTTCACCGGTGTATTCCTTGATGGCGTCGGCCATCGTCAATCGGCGGTAGGGGCCGGCGAAGTCGATCTCGTTTTCGCCCGCCATCACCTTGGCGTGGTCGCCTCCGTTGACGGTCTTGACGGCGTACTCGAGCAACTCCTCGGTCGTGTCCATCATCCAGTTGTAATCCTTGTAGGCTACGTAAAATTCGATGGCGGTGAACTCGGGGTTGTGCGTCCGGTCCATCCCCTCGTTGCGGAAGTTCTTGCTGAATTCGTAAACGGCATCAAATCCCCCGACGATCAGCCGCTTCAAATAAAGTTCGTTGGCGATCCGCAGGTACATCGGTACGTCCAGCGTATTGTGGTGGGTCGCGAAGGGCCGGGCCGCGGCGCCACCGTGAATTCCCTGCAGGATGGGCGTCTCCACCTCGATCATGCCCATCCCGTCCAGGAAGGTGCGAATGGCGGTGACGAGGCGGGTCCGCTTGATGAAGGTTTCCTTCACCTCTGGGTTCACCACCAGGTCCACGTAACGCTGCCGGTAACGCAGTTCCGGGTTGTCAAACTTGTCGTAAACGTTGCCGTCCTCATCCGTTTTCGGGGTCGGTAACGGGCGCAGCGATTTGCCCAGAAAAGTAAATTCTTTGACGTGGATGGAGGTCTCCCCCGTCCGCGTTTTAAACACGAAGCCCTTCACCCCGATGAAGTCGCCCAAATCCAGCAATTTCTTGAACAGGGTATTGTACAACGCCTTGTCTTCCCCCGGCGCAATATCGTCGCGACTCACGTAGATCTGCACGCGCCCGGAACTGTCCTGAATGGATGCAAAGGAGGCTTTCCCCATGATCCGCCGCGCCATTAGCCGCCCGGCCACGGTCACTTCGGTAAGATTCGTCGATTTATTCTCCTCGTCAAATTCCGCCGTCTCGTTGATCTCTTTGGCCAGGTGCGTCACGGGAAAAGTCGCCGCCGGAAACGGCTCGATCCCCATCTCCCGGATCTTCGTCAAATTATCTCTTCGTACTAATTCCTGTTCGCTGCGTTCCATGGGTCATAAATTTTAAGGCGCGAAGGTAAGGGTAATTAGGCGGCCCGTAGCTAGGGCGTGCGGGCCTTTCCTTCCCACAATCCGTAGCCGAACACCGAGGCGGAATGGCATAGTTGCGCGTTGTCTTGGATATTGGGCGCTGCCGCGGGTGCGGGGCAATTGGGATTGGGCAATAGTAAAGGATGCCTCAATATGAAGGGCGACGTGGAATGCCTCCGGCGGTTTCCTAGGGAGTAAGAGGAGAATAGAGAGCAACCGAGGAATTATCAGGTGATTAATATCTCGGAGCTATTGTGAATCTCATCAAAACGGAGACAAAGTGTCCCGGAGGGAGACGCTAGTTAGCCTAGGGTCAAGGAGGCCAACGGCCGAACGACCCTAGGTTTTCGTTATTCCCGCCAATAGCCAAACGAACCTAGCCATACGTCTACTAACGTTAACCCCGGAGGGGTTCACCTCGTAGCCCGGTGTTAGTCGGCGTAGCCGATCTCGCTCCGGGTTTTCGATTCTAACGCCGACCTCATTCGGAATTTGTTCTACATCGATCTCGCTCCGGGTTTTCGATCATAACGCCGAATTCCTCGGAGTTTTAAATCCCAACACCTACCTCGCTCCGGGTCTTCGTTATTCAACCTAGATGCCAAATAGACACCGCCTTTTCCCCATCCCCCCCAACCTATCCCCCCACCACCGGTTATCCTACCGCACGCCCCCTTCATGCGCCAACAAGTCCAAGAAAACAACGCCACTTTCCTCGCCGAGATGGAGCGCCTCAACCCCGCCCAGCGGGCCGCCGTGGAGCAGATCGATGGACCGGTCATGGTCCTGGCCGGGCCGGGGACGGGCAAGACCCACCTCCTCGCCGCGCGCATCGGTAACATTTTGCTGGAGACGGACACCGGCGCCCACAACATCCTCTGCCTCACCTTTACCGACGCTGGGGTCAAAGCGATGCGGGAACGGCTCCTGCAGTTCATCGGTCCGGAGGCCCACCGGGTGAACATCCATACTTTTCATGGCTTCTGCTCCAACGTCATCCAGCAGAACCTGCAGTACTTTGGCCGGCCGGGACTGGAGCCCATTAGTGAGCTGGAACAAATCCGGATCATCCGCCAACTGCTGGATGAGGTGCCGCCGGACAACCCCCTCAAGCAAGGCTACAGCGAGCCCTACTACCACGAGCCCCACCTGAAGAACCTCTTTAGCGACATCAAGAGTGAAAACTGGGACCTCGACCAAATCGAACAAGCCATCGAACGTTACGTGCGGGATTTACCCACGACGGAAGGTTTCTTCTACGCCAAGAAATACAAAGACAAGCAGCCCGGCGATCTCAAACTCGGGAAGATCGCCGAAGCCACCAATAAAATGGAACGCCTCCGGGCCGCGGCGGAACTCTTCCCCCGCTACCAGCAGGCACTGCGGGAACAACGCCGCTACGATTACGGAGATATGATCGGGTGGGTCCTCCGGGCCTTTAACGAACACCCTTCCCTGTTGCTCTCCTACCAGGAGCGGTACCAGTACCTCCTCGTCGATGAATTCCAGGATACCAATGGCTCGCAGGACGACATCATCACCCTCCTGACCAAACCGTGGGAACGCCCCAACATCTTCATTGTAGGGGACGACGACCAGGCCATCTACGAATTCCAGGGTGCCCGCCTCCGGTCGATGATCGACTTCTTTCAGCGGTACGACGCAGTGACCGTCATTACTCTGAAGGAGAATTACCGGAGCCGGCAGGCCATCCTCAACGCCGCATCCGCCCTCATTGAGGGGAATAACTACCGGATCGGGGCTGAGCTTCCGGACATTGAGGTGGATAAACAACTATCCGCCGCCGCCTTCCCCACCTCCCTTGCACCTGCGGCAGCGCCCACTCTGGCTACGGAACCTGAAGCAGCGCCCGTTTCAATTTACGAGTACACCAACCAGACGCAGGAGCTGGCGGGGCTACTCGCCCAACTATTTGCGTGGAAGGAAGCCGGGGTGCCGTGGGAAGAAATGGCCGTGATCTACGCCAAACACAGCCAGGCCGCGCGCCTGCGCCACGTGCTGGAACGTAGTGGGATCCCCTACCGAACGAAGCGGCGACCGAACGTGCTGGACGGCCGGCCAGCGCGGCAACTTCGGGAGCTACTGGGGTACCTGGACGGGGAACACACCAGCCCCGGCACCGGCGAACACCTGATTTACCGCGTCCTCCACTTCCGCTGCTTTGGCATCGCACCGGTGGACCTGGCCCGCATGAACGTCGCCCGCCTCCAACTCCGGAATGAACGCGGGCAATCCCCCACCTGGCGGATGTACCTGCTGGACCCTGCGGCGTGGCCAACCGACCTGGAAACGAAAGCAAAGATCCTGCACGTTGCCGCCTGGCTGGAAGAAATGATCGGTCTGATGGGCAGCCTTGCCCTACCCGCCTACGTGGAGCGCGCCATGAACGAATCCGGCCTGCTACCCGATACCCTGCGCGACCCGAACCGGGCGGAACTGGTGCAGCACCTGGCTACCTTCAACGACTTCGTGATCGCCGAGATCGCCCGCCGCCCTAAGTTGACGCTCACCGGATTGCTCGATACCCTCCAGCAAATGGACGATAACTGGCTGGAGATCCCCATCCGTTCTCACCTCGACCAGGTGGAGGCCGTGACGCTCGTCACCGCCCACAGCGCGAAGGGGCTGGAATACGATAAGGTGTGGATGCTCGACTGCTCGGAGAAGACCTGGGGGACGGGCAGTAACCGCGGCGGCCAACGGAAATTCAGCCTGCCGGATACGCTGTCCTACACCGGCCCCGAAAGCCTGGAGGAAGCCAAGCGCCGCCTCTTTTTCGTGGCCATCACCCGCGCAAAAACGGAGGTAGTGATCTCCGTCTCCGAACTGAACGACAAGAATAAAGCCCAAGAACGGGCCATCTTCATCGATGAGTTGGTGGCCAAGACCGACCTTACCCTCCAACCCGGAGGGCTGGCTAGCGACAGGACTTTTGAGCTGGCTAAAACCCAACTCGGGCCGGTGGATCCTTCCCGCCTACCCGGCCTCGAACGCTCGGCGGTGGCGGAATTGCTTTCCGACTTTCGCCTCAGCGTTTCCGCCCTCTACGCTTACCTGGATTGCCCCACTAAATTCTTCTACGAGAAGCTACTCGGGGTGCCGGACCGGGAACGGGAGCAGGCCCTCTACGGCTCCGCCCTCCACGAAGCGCTGGAGACTTACTTCAACCGGATGCTGGCGGATTCGGGCCGCGTCTTCCCCAGCAAGGAAGAATTACTGTACAACTTTGAGGCCAGCCTCTCCAACCGGCGGGGCCGCTTTACGCCCGCAGCTTTCAGCCGCAGGATGGAGCAGGGAAAGGCCGCGCTGAGCCTCTATTTCGATACCTACCGGGCGACCTGGACGACCGATTGCGAAACCGAACTCCGAATCGTCAACGCCGAAGTGAATGGCATCCCCCTAACCGGAATGATCGACCGGGTGGACGTGCTTTCGGATGCCTTCGTGCGCGTGGTGGATTACAAAACGAGCGCGTCGGGGTCGGGTAGTACCCAGTCCGGCAAGCTGCGTGGCCCAACAAAA carries:
- a CDS encoding ATP-dependent DNA helicase, translating into MRQQVQENNATFLAEMERLNPAQRAAVEQIDGPVMVLAGPGTGKTHLLAARIGNILLETDTGAHNILCLTFTDAGVKAMRERLLQFIGPEAHRVNIHTFHGFCSNVIQQNLQYFGRPGLEPISELEQIRIIRQLLDEVPPDNPLKQGYSEPYYHEPHLKNLFSDIKSENWDLDQIEQAIERYVRDLPTTEGFFYAKKYKDKQPGDLKLGKIAEATNKMERLRAAAELFPRYQQALREQRRYDYGDMIGWVLRAFNEHPSLLLSYQERYQYLLVDEFQDTNGSQDDIITLLTKPWERPNIFIVGDDDQAIYEFQGARLRSMIDFFQRYDAVTVITLKENYRSRQAILNAASALIEGNNYRIGAELPDIEVDKQLSAAAFPTSLAPAAAPTLATEPEAAPVSIYEYTNQTQELAGLLAQLFAWKEAGVPWEEMAVIYAKHSQAARLRHVLERSGIPYRTKRRPNVLDGRPARQLRELLGYLDGEHTSPGTGEHLIYRVLHFRCFGIAPVDLARMNVARLQLRNERGQSPTWRMYLLDPAAWPTDLETKAKILHVAAWLEEMIGLMGSLALPAYVERAMNESGLLPDTLRDPNRAELVQHLATFNDFVIAEIARRPKLTLTGLLDTLQQMDDNWLEIPIRSHLDQVEAVTLVTAHSAKGLEYDKVWMLDCSEKTWGTGSNRGGQRKFSLPDTLSYTGPESLEEAKRRLFFVAITRAKTEVVISVSELNDKNKAQERAIFIDELVAKTDLTLQPGGLASDRTFELAKTQLGPVDPSRLPGLERSAVAELLSDFRLSVSALYAYLDCPTKFFYEKLLGVPDREREQALYGSALHEALETYFNRMLADSGRVFPSKEELLYNFEASLSNRRGRFTPAAFSRRMEQGKAALSLYFDTYRATWTTDCETELRIVNAEVNGIPLTGMIDRVDVLSDAFVRVVDYKTSASGSGSTQSGKLRGPTKSKPEGGAYWRQLAFYKLLYDARPGQIRRVKEGHISYLMINQAGEQPFSEGRLEPKDMIAIREIIGETWASIQEQDFAGCGESDCEWCQFVAALRETIPADSEDYGLDDPS
- the lysS gene encoding lysine--tRNA ligase; its protein translation is MERSEQELVRRDNLTKIREMGIEPFPAATFPVTHLAKEINETAEFDEENKSTNLTEVTVAGRLMARRIMGKASFASIQDSSGRVQIYVSRDDIAPGEDKALYNTLFKKLLDLGDFIGVKGFVFKTRTGETSIHVKEFTFLGKSLRPLPTPKTDEDGNVYDKFDNPELRYRQRYVDLVVNPEVKETFIKRTRLVTAIRTFLDGMGMIEVETPILQGIHGGAAARPFATHHNTLDVPMYLRIANELYLKRLIVGGFDAVYEFSKNFRNEGMDRTHNPEFTAIEFYVAYKDYNWMMDTTEELLEYAVKTVNGGDHAKVMAGENEIDFAGPYRRLTMADAIKEYTGEDINGADEDELRAIAKRLHVGLDNTMGRGKIIDEIFGDHVEAKLIQPTFITDYPVEMSPLTKKHRSKPGLVERFELIVNGKELANSYSELNDPIDQRERFEEQVKLAKRGDDEAMPIDEDFLRALEYGMPPTAGIGFGIDRLVMLITGQSSIQEVLFFPQMRPEGVSND